The sequence CAAGATCCACGTTTCCATGGTACACACCAACAGCATATACGAAACTCTCGAAACTGCAGCGAGTATTTGCGTTTCCTCGATCAAGACACGAGATGGAACGATGTGCACTATTCGACCACATGCTCACCAACGGCATGTGGTGCATGAACGGTCTACGATTCGGCGGATCGCTAGCTGTCTACCCCGGCGACCCTCTTCGCTACCACAGCCACTACACAGCTCAACTGATCGGCCAGAACAATTGCATCAGCATCATGTCTCTTGTCGCCAACGGACGGCTCGGTACGAGTGTGAAAAAAACGCACCTCCTATGCTGTGTCGACGAAACCGACCGCACGTTGGACGACGAACTACGCACCAGAGATCTGCATCCCAGCCACATCCCAACACCGTTGCAGTGCATACTACAGGGCAACTTTGATACAGCCCAACGCGCCGAAAACGACCCTACATCAGCCGTCGAGCAGGATCCAGATGCAAAGCCCTCGACATTCGCGCATTTCAACGTGTTCAGTCTTGCGTGGGCCGGATTCGGGACGTAAAGCACCTACCGAGCGTCCCTCTCCCACTCGCTTGCTCGTACTCCTATTCAGAAAGACGATCGCAAATGCAGCTCTACAACAAAAGAAAAACGAGCTTGGAATTGGCGTGTGGAGAACGTGTACCAACATAACGTAGCATGTGTCAAGTGAGCAAAGCGGTGGAGACAAGACTAGGTGATGACAGTCGGCTTAGACCTTCCGGTGAACTCTTGCAACTTGGACACGGCAAGAGCCTGCTCGATGAGCGGCTTCAAACCGACCTGTGCATCTGCGCCAAACTCGTTGTCGTCATTCGAGTACTTTTCGACGTAAAGCCTGATGGTGGCGCCCGCACTACCGGTGCCGCTCAGACGGAAGATGATTCTGGAACCATCGACAAACTTGATGTACAGGCCCTGGTTTTTGCTCACGCTGCCGTCGATCGGGTCAGTGTAACTGAAATCGCCCGACTCGGCGACCTGGAAATCGCCCAACTTGGAACCTTTGAACGATGCGCTTTCGAATTGGTCGCGCAGGTGAGCCATCAGCTTGTTGGCGCCGTCCGAGTCGACCTCCTCGTAGTCGTAGCGCGAGAAAAAGTTTCGACCGTACTGCTTGTAGAACGCAAGCAGCACGTCCGAGACGCTCGTTCCCGGTTTCTCCttgttggcagcggcgaggATCGAGAGCCAGGCAACCACCGCCCACAGACCATCCTTTTCGCGGATATGGTCCGAGCCAGTTCCGAACGACTCTTCACCGCAGATGCTCAGACGGCCAGCGTCCATGAGGTTGCCAAAGAACTTCCAGCCAGTGGGAACCTCGAAGCATTCGTATCCATTCTTGGCGGCGACACGGTCGATGGCGCCGGACGTAGGCATGGAACGTGCGAGACCCTTGATGCCGGACTTGAAGTAAGGGATCGCCTTTTGCGCCCAATcagcgatgatggcgaccGAGTCGGAAGGGTTAACAAATGCGCCCTTGCCGATGATCATGTTGCGGTCGCCATCACCGTCGGAAGCGGCACCGAACGAGATGTTTTCCTTCTCCACTGCATCCACCAACGACTTGGCGTAGGTGAGGTTAGGATCCGGGTGTCCACCGCCAAAGTCCTCCGAGGGAATGCAGTTCTGGATGCTCGATTCGTCCAAGCCAAACTGCTCGACGAATAGCGCCCTGCCGTACGGACCGGTTACGCCGTGCAGCGCATCGAATCGCACCGTGAACCCAGACGTCTTGAGAAAGTGCTTGATGAGTGCAAAGTCAAAGATCTGGGAAAGATAGTCGACATAGTCCTTGACGTTGTCGATAATCTggatctcgagcttgccaaacGTGGTCTCTCCAATCTTGGAGAGATCCACCGGTGGACcctcgacgatcttgtATTCGGTGATGGTCTTTGTGATGTCAAAGATCTTGTTGGTGATGGATTCAGGCGCGGGACCGCCATTGTCCATGTTGTACTTGATACCAAAGTCGTTCTCGGGACCACCAGGGTTGTGCGAGGCGGTGAGCAGGATGCCGCCGGTGGCCTTGTACGAGCGAATCACGTGCGAAGCGGCGGGAGTGGAGAGAATACCATCCTGACCAATGATGAGCTTTGAGACACCGTTACCGGCAGCGAGGCGGATGATGGCCTGGATGGCGGGCTTGGAAAAGTAGCGACCGtcaccaccgacgacgagcgtcgAGTTGGGCGCACCCGTGGGGATGGCCGAGAGGATGGCCTGCACAAAGTTCTCGGTGtagtgctgctgcgaaaACACCTTGACGCGCTTTCGGAGACCCGAAGTGCCGGGCTTCTGGCCCTCGAATGGCTTGGTCTGTACGGTGACCACGGACATGATGATGGAGAATGCGACTGGTGAGAGatggcaatcacgaatggtggcACGAAGCGAAcaagagcgagcgagcgagcgaggaaggagcaagcagcttgcAAGGCAAGGGACGGGACGGGACGGggcgctgcgctgcgctgggTGTGCGAACcgtaatcacgaatgcgtATCGATTTGATCATCCACCACGCACGTTTATGAGAATCTTTGCTTGATCGGGCTATCActgagctgctcgctgaGGGCCCGTGCTACAAGTCACTGACAAGTTACCGTCACAGAATAGGTTCAGTTCCGTGTTGAGCACGCCCCGAATCACTACTCGATGCGGGAAACTCCTGGCGAAGAAAGCACCGCAGAAAGCACCGCAGAAAGCACCGCAGAAAGCACAGCAGGAagcacaaatcacaaatcggGTGTCGGACAAGGGTTCTTGCAGAGCGCCTAGACGAAGCAGGAGCCAAACATGAAACCAAACTTAACTACCCGTAAACTGACCGTGGGCGGAATCTTGAGCAGAGTCTCGAACCAGGACGAGACGGatgcacagtcacgaggcACGAGTCTTGAGTAGTTGCGGTCTGCGGTCGCAGCAGTCTGTCAGTCTATGAGTCGTCAGTGTTgcaacacgcacgacggcgaatcgtaaatcgtaaatcgtaaatcgtaaatcgtaaatcgtaaatctCGAATGTCTCATTTTCGTGCTCATTTTCGATGTGGCGGGCGGGGAGCTGCAGGGTGGATCCCCAAACTTTGGCAAAGCACACCCGCACCAGCGCAGCGTAAATTACGAACCACGTTGATCAACATTTCGAACACGGAATCTAACAGCGAAAAACATAAACCCCAACGTGACCCACGAAGAAAGCTCGTGGCTGaccgactcgtgactcgtgactgtggaCACGTGATGTGGTCGCGTCGACTCCCAGGCAAAgtgagaatcgtgaatcacaaagATCGACGCATCGTGTCAACAACAGACGATCAAACCAAGCTTGGCTTACTTGGCGCGCCTTCATCCATAGACTTTGCTTTCGTCTTTTGCCACGGTGTGGGTGGTCTGTCGAATCGAAGAGTACGAGTGTACGCTGTCGTTGGCAGCATCTACGTTTGGCTTTGCGTAGACTCGTTGCGATTGATTGACGGATTGGTTGAGCGATGGTCTGAGTGTACGAGCCTCTTTCAGGTGGCCAaccatcgtgaatttgtCTCGCCATTCAGATTTGAGGTGAGCGAAAccagaatcgtgaataattgtgaagcagcagcaaatcAGTGAATCAGTGATTCGAACCAACAAGTGCGAAAATAACTTGTCTGAATTTGGACGTGCGCTCGCTGATCTGAGACAGAGACAGACATGGGAGGCTGTCATATGTTTGTAGCAACTATGGCATGGCTCTGCCTTCACCACTTGAAGATCGTTCATACTGTTACGTGCGTGGTGAGCACATGGCGCTCCTTGCGATCTGGtcgtcgacaagctcgatcagATAGCCCAAACCAAAAGGCAGCTTCATGTCTCGTGCTTCTTGATGCAAAGATCAGCGCCAGCGTGGTGCGATCAAGGCACAAGGGTCCCGATGGTTGaatcgtccatctcgattgtctcgtcgtcgtcctgaACGGAAGAGAGATTAAGAGGTCAACTCACCTGAGTTTGCCCAAGCTTCCCTGAGCCAAACTTGATTCTGTCTCGCTAGCTGAGCTCTCAACCCTTCCGAAAAgtcgcagcacagcaaagCACAGAGCTGTCCTTGTGTGAgagcgaggacgaggacgggagcgaggacgagggCGATGTCAGAGGGTTGCctgtattcacgatttctcATCTTTCACGCTTTCAGGTCACGAACGAACGCTGCAGTCCCACTGTCCTGAGTCCCACAGCCGCTATCTTGTTCGACGGGTCATATCGACTTTGCGTCACGAGTGTTTGCTGACCCCTCGTCCTCGCTTCTTACACACTCGTCTTCTCTCTCCAACTCGATCCGCCATCCTACCTGCCTCTCCCTCCTCACGCCCTGCGACTCGAACGATCGCCGTCCTACATGATGCCATCGGCAATACTCTACTCGCACATCTAAGAGTCTTTCCATCCTCCGCTGTACGAGACACCACTCACTGCCAACCCGCTTTCCTTTCAGTTCCCTCCCTCTGCCTCACCACAACTCTTCCATCTGTGCTAGCTGCTTCTCACCTCGATTGCCCTTGTACACCGGTGCCGCCTTCTACAGCTTACATCCCTGCCCCGTGTGCCCACTCCTCGCCTGCCCTTGCCACATTTGTACCCTAGATTCCTCAGCCTCGTCGGTTTGGCTTGCCTGTTCGTTCGCCGCCTTGTCATCGCCATCCCCTCCTCAAGACTTTCTCGCCAGCCCTTTCAAGCGGGCAATCGCATTCGCACCTTTATTACTAGGGCCGCACTAGACTCGCCTGCACTTGAAGCGCTCGCCATCCCCCAAGATGAAGCGCTGGAAGCAGGTCAAAGACCAGCTTGATGCTAAGCGCAACAacgacaacaacaacaacaacaacaacaacaacaacaacaacaccagcaacaacgacgacgacgacgacgacgcatCCCCACCTTACAAAGCTGGCTGTATCTCTTCCGACTCCTTCTCCGACCTCCGACAGCTGCAATCACGAGCCTCCTTCGACCATTCCGCCCCTTCCGCCTCAAATCTCATGCCGCCCATCACCAAGAGCACCAGTCGCACCTCCCTCGACATCCCTGCACGCTTCAACAAACTCATCAAAAAGTCCAATTCCAGCTCGGAGCTCGACTCTGCCTCGCCAGCAGAGACCTACAACAAGACTCTCGGCAACGCTTTCAAGCGTTTCCCACGCCCAAGAGCTCGCACCAATTCCACCTCTTTCGCTCTCACCGACGCTGCATCCTCCTCGTTGCCCTCAAAGATTACCAACCCTCGCAAGTGGGTCAACAGCCTTCTAAACCAGGCAGCTCCCAGCATCGGTCACCTCGAGACTGCTGCACAAGCGCGTGTTCGTGCCGAATCCGATGTGTCCAGGCCTTCACCTGCCCCCGTCAGCTCGCTTGTCCTCTCCCAAGCCATCACACCATCAACCTCTCGTCAGGTCTACACCATCGACTCGGGCTTGCAACGCAAAACCTCCGCCGCCGGTCGATCCGCCAGCATCTATTCCTCTCATctcagctcggcttctcgcttcACGCCAGACCTACATACAAGCTCCGTCACACGTCACCGCAACAANNNNNNNNNNNNNNNNNNNNNNNNNNNNNNNNNNNNNNNNNNNNNNNNNNNNNNNNNNNNNNNNNNNNNNNNNNNNNNNNNNNNNNNNNNNNNNNNNNNNACCTATACCCCCGCCATCCCCACCgcctctgcatctgctcaGCTCACCTCCATCTCAAAACTTCGCAATCCATGGTCGCTCAATACCCCCCAGATGCAAAGCcaagaggacgacgagattGATGTCTCAATCGCACGCGATCGCTCCAATAACCAGCTTGCACCTGGTGAGGAGGCTGtgctcaacatgctcgactctgcctctgctgtTGGCAGCACCGTGTCAGCTCCCGTACCAGCAACCCCATTCCAGACCGCAACACCCGGCTCGCTGGCCAGATCTCGTTCCTttaccaccaccaccaggTTTCAAAGTCCAGCATCCCAGTACAGTCAAGACTTTCGTTCGCCTTTCTTGGCGGGTGCATCTTCTCCTGCAGCCGGCGTCAGAGAGGCTATTCGTCagcgcgagctgctcgactcAACCACAGCCGGCTCAAACTTTTCAGCCACTCGACCAGCCTTGTCACCAGCGACCTCGGCTTTTCTCACCAACATTGCTTCCAACGACGTCGAACCTCTTCAATCCAGTCAAACTTCGTCAACCATCTTTTATCAGCGCAACGCACAGGCTTCAGCCAGTAGTTCGCCTTCCGACAAGAAAGTTTCACGAGTACCCGTCCCTACTCTAGAGACCAAATTGCTCTCTCCACCATTTACTGCACCTTCGATCGCCTTCCCACGTCGAGCAACAGCCGCGTCCACCAGCTTGCAGCTCCCCGTCTCTCCTATCGACAGCAGCCTGCTAGGCACCTCGGCCAATGCCACCAGCTTGTGGAGCAGACCCGGTAACGTGCCCGACACCCCCTCCACCACCCATGACCCAATCTCCCCAATGCTTTGGTCAGCGGCGTCTTCGGCACCCTTCAACTGGCATTCCAAACTTCAGCGCCAGCCTACAAACGATCACAGCGACAAAACAAAACTCGTCTACGCGCTCGAGCCCGTCGTTCCATCCAGCGAGGTTGCGCAACAGGCGGAAAAACATTCCGAGCGCGTATCCTCGCTCAAGCCCGAccttcatcgtcatcggacCGACTTCACAGAGGCTACCAGCATCTCTTCCAGCACCGCAGCACTCGGCACGTCGTGCACTGATACTCAGGACGAGACCGTCACTGAGACAAATGCAGCACAAGCGACCCAAACAGCTCTGTCTGCTTCCGAGCCAGCAACAAGCCGCCCGCTTTCGCACGTATCCTCGGTCAGCAGCTCCCTTGCCGCCATTCGAGGCATGTTTAGCAAAGCTGCGTCCGTGACTATGGCGTCTACAGAGTCTGCAAGCTCACCAGCCCGTTCCACCGAGCCTGCCGTAGGCCCTGtctcctccacctctgTTGCGGCTGTCGCTAAGGAGCTCGAACAGCGCTCATCGACGCCTTCTAGACCATCAAGCCCGGAAAAGCTGACCATGCCCGCTTCACCCACAAAGGCAAAAGATCTCATTGCCTTGTTCGAGAGCAACTCGGCCAATGCTTCGCCTACGATCGAGCAATCTCATCCTTTCTCTCGCGCTGCAACACCCAAATCCAAGCTCTCACCCTCAAAGTGCGCAACTTCCACCGTCAGCAGCCTCAACACGACGCCAAAACGCCAGACCCCGCTCACCATCTCTGTCTCTCGGTCCAACCTAGGCCTTGCCGCATCTAGCTCTGCTAGTGATGCTCCCACCGAGCACACGTCGCCCGTCAATGCCAAGCTCCGCGCTCAGCGCTTCGAAGCGGGCCGATTCCGACCCAGACGAGCCGGCGTCGTGGGTGTCGGCGGCGAACGCCAAGACGCCAGCTTTGGCGGTCTTGCCAGTGACGAatacgacgacgagcatgACGAGAATGCAGCGCCGAGTAACGTGCCGAGTGACGCGCACAACGTTGCTGGTCGCTTCCGATCGCTAGGCGTAGCCTCTCAACATTCTAGATCGCAGTCGACCCCCACCGATGTCAGCGCCAACATGCTCGGGTTTGGCACTTCACCCGCACGCCAGCCGCCTTTTGTTGGGCGTCGTGCCTCTCCCTCTCAAGACAAGACGCTGAATGCAGTCAGTCCGGAAAGAAAGGGCGCTTTTCGCAACAGCATCACTGGATTCATGGGCGTACTTTCAGGCAAGTCGGCAATCTCTGGCACAGCCGGTGGTGGCCAGACTAGCAACTATGGTCAAACGCTTGCGCCTGGTCTGCTATCCGAACGACGTCACAGCGCCAAGTCGGATCAAGATGACAATGTCAGCGTCGCCAGCGCGGCCACGCAAGGAACTACCGCCTCGTACCGTCGAAAGAAAGAGGAGGGAAATCTGCCTTTGACCAGTGTCACAGCCATTCAGATGTCTGGAGAACAACCAGGCACCAAACCGCTCCGCGTTGGAGTGCTATACTACTTCAACGTGCACGATCCCAACCCACGATGGCTTCGTGTCAAGGCGGTTC comes from Mycosarcoma maydis chromosome 1, whole genome shotgun sequence and encodes:
- a CDS encoding putative phosphoglucomutase PGM2 is translated as MSVVTVQTKPFEGQKPGTSGLRKRVKVFSQQHYTENFVQAILSAIPTGAPNSTLVVGGDGRYFSKPAIQAIIRLAAGNGVSKLIIGQDGILSTPAASHVIRSYKATGGILLTASHNPGGPENDFGIKYNMDNGGPAPESITNKIFDITKTITEYKIVEGPPVDLSKIGETTFGKLEIQIIDNVKDYVDYLSQIFDFALIKHFLKTSGFTVRFDALHGVTGPYGRALFVEQFGLDESSIQNCIPSEDFGGGHPDPNLTYAKSLVDAVEKENISFGAASDGDGDRNMIIGKGAFVNPSDSVAIIADWAQKAIPYFKSGIKGLARSMPTSGAIDRVAAKNGYECFEVPTGWKFFGNLMDAGRLSICGEESFGTGSDHIREKDGLWAVVAWLSILAAANKEKPGTSVSDVLLAFYKQYGRNFFSRYDYEEVDSDGANKLMAHLRDQFESASFKGSKLGDFQVAESGDFSYTDPIDGSVSKNQGLYIKFVDGSRIIFRLSGTGSAGATIRLYVEKYSNDDNEFGADAQVGLKPLIEQALAVSKLQEFTGRSKPTVIT